A section of the Candidatus Margulisiibacteriota bacterium genome encodes:
- a CDS encoding argininosuccinate synthase, with protein MGDKINKVVLAYSGGLDTSIMIKWLKDNYGCEVVCFAADVGQAEELKGLKQKALKTGASKIYIEDLRSEFASEYIFKMLKAGAVYEGEYLMGTSIARPLIAKKQVEIAKKEKAEAVVHGATGKGNDQVRFELTFMALAPELRIIAPWREWELKSREEELQYAKDNGIPLKFAKGKPYSMDRNLWHISYEGGILEDPYNEPDEGMFILTASPEKAPNRPSYVEIGFSKGEPVSVNGKKMAPAALIEHLNRIGGCNGIGRVDIVENRLVGIKSRGVYETPGGTILYAAHRALESITLDKETSHYKEIVSKKYAELVYNGQWFCPLKKALDAFVEKTQQRVTGTVRLKLYKGSCSVAGRKSPYSLYKKDLATFEEDKIYDQKDAEGFIKLFGLQMRGQSK; from the coding sequence ATGGGAGATAAAATAAATAAAGTAGTCCTTGCCTATTCAGGCGGCCTGGATACCTCGATAATGATAAAGTGGCTCAAGGATAATTACGGCTGCGAGGTGGTCTGCTTTGCGGCGGATGTGGGTCAGGCGGAAGAACTAAAAGGATTGAAGCAAAAAGCTCTGAAGACAGGGGCTTCGAAGATCTATATAGAGGACCTGCGCTCCGAATTTGCAAGTGAATACATCTTTAAGATGCTCAAGGCCGGAGCGGTTTATGAAGGCGAGTACCTGATGGGCACCTCTATAGCGCGTCCTTTGATAGCCAAAAAGCAGGTGGAGATAGCCAAAAAGGAAAAGGCCGAGGCAGTTGTACACGGGGCTACCGGCAAAGGCAACGACCAGGTAAGGTTTGAACTCACATTCATGGCGCTGGCCCCGGAACTAAGGATAATAGCCCCCTGGAGGGAGTGGGAACTAAAGTCCCGGGAAGAAGAGCTGCAGTATGCCAAAGACAACGGCATTCCGCTCAAATTTGCCAAGGGAAAACCTTATTCCATGGACAGGAACCTGTGGCACATAAGCTACGAGGGCGGGATACTGGAAGATCCCTACAATGAACCGGACGAGGGCATGTTCATTCTTACGGCTTCTCCGGAAAAAGCCCCCAACAGGCCGTCATATGTTGAGATAGGCTTTAGCAAAGGAGAGCCTGTCAGCGTTAACGGCAAAAAGATGGCTCCCGCGGCGCTGATAGAACACCTTAATAGGATCGGCGGATGCAACGGTATAGGCAGGGTCGATATTGTCGAGAACCGACTTGTGGGCATAAAGTCGCGCGGGGTTTATGAAACTCCCGGAGGAACCATCCTGTATGCCGCGCACAGGGCGCTGGAATCCATAACCCTTGACAAAGAAACCTCTCACTATAAGGAAATAGTGTCCAAGAAATACGCGGAACTGGTCTACAACGGCCAGTGGTTCTGCCCGCTCAAAAAGGCCCTTGATGCCTTTGTCGAAAAGACCCAGCAGCGCGTGACCGGGACAGTCAGGCTCAAGCTGTATAAGGGCAGCTGTTCTGTTGCGGGACGAAAATCGCCTTATTCGCTTTACAAAAAAGACCTGGCAACCTTTGAAGAAGACAAGATATACGACCAGAAGGACGCGGAGGGCTTTATCAAGCTCTTTGGGCTTCAGATGAGGGGGCAAAGCAAATGA